In Ornithinibacter aureus, the genomic stretch CTCGCCGTTCGTCGTCGACCCGACCCAGCCGACGGTCACGCCCTACGGTGTCGTCGGGCGGCCGCTCAACCGGCACTCGCCGTTCTACATCGGTTTCTTCGGGGCCACGGGCGCGCTCATCGCGGTCGGTCTGTGGCAGCTCGTCGGGCAGATCACGACGACGCTGACCCTGATCGTCGTCTCCCTGTTCATCGCGCTCGCCCTCAGCCCGATCGTCGACGGACTCGTGGCGCGCGGGGTGAAGCGGGTCGCGGCAGTGGCCGCCGTCTTCAGCGCGTTGCTCGCCATCTTCGCCGTGATCCTGGCTGTCGTCATCCCCCCGGTGGCGCTCGAGGGAGCAGAGCTGGCCCGGCAGACCCCGGGATACGTCGAACAGCTCCTCGATGCCCGCTGGGTCCACGACCTCGACGCGAACTACGACGTCCTGGACACCCTTCAGGCCGAGATCCGGGCGCGAGCCATGGACCAGTCGTTCATCCAGGGGGTGCTCGGCGGCATCTTCGGGGTGGGCAGAGCCGTGCTCAACGGCACGTTCCAGGTGTTCACGGTGCTGGTGCTGACGCTGTACTTCCTCGGGTCGCTGCCGCGCGTCAAGCAGGCCGGGTACGCCCTCGTGCCGGCCTCGCGGCGCGCCCGCGTCAAGCCGCTGTCGGAGGAGATCATGCGCCGAGTGGGCTCCTACGCCCTGGGCCAGGTCTCCATCGCGACCCTGAACGGGGTGCTGTCCTACGTGATGATGACCCTCGTCGGCATCCCCTACGCCGCGGTGCTCGCCGTGACCGTCGGCCTGCTCGGGCTCATCCCGATGATCGGTGCAACCCTGGGGGCAGTGATCGTGTGCGCCATCGCGTTCGTCTCCGAGCCGAAGACGGCGCTCATCGCAGGCGTCTACTACCTGATCTACCAACAGGTCGAGAACTACCTCGTGGCGCCGCGGATCATGCAGCGCACGGTGTCGGTTCCGGGGCCGGTGACCATCGTCGCGGCGCTGGCCGGGGGCGCACTGCTCGGGGTGCTCGGCGCCCTGCTCGCGATCCCGGTGGCCGCCGGGCTCCTGCTGCTCTACGAAGAGGTGCTGGTCCCGCGTCAGAACCGCGCCTGACCCTCAGGGGCGGGAGGCGTGCCGGGCCGACCAGCAGCGGGTGTGCCAGTGCCGTCGCTCATCGATGCCACCGACCCCCTGCGCCGGCCACACGACGACGTGCGGTGTGCCGACGGCGATGCCCTGGTGGCACCCCGGGCACCGGTACTCGCGGGTGGATGACGCCCCCGACAGCTGACGCACGTGCCACGGCCGGCCCGAGTAGGTCTGGGTCCCGACCTCGCTGGCGCCCGAGAGCGGCCGGGACTCGAGGTCGCGGCGACGACGGTTGGCCCTGGGCATGCCGCCCATGCTCCCAGACGTCGTCAGCCCGTGACGCGCGCGCTCGTCGGGTCGTACATCGGGCGCAACGACACCACGGCCGGATGCCGGGTGCCGGCGACGTCGACCTCCCACCGCCCGTCGGCGAGCCACTGCGGCGTCACCGGCCCGTGGCCGCCGACGAACGCCAAGCCGACGGCACCGCCGAGGGTCCAGCCGTGCGACGCCGAGCGCACCTCCCCGACGACGACCCCGTCGCGCAGCACCGGCTCGGCGTGGAAGAGCAGCGGCTCGGGGTCGCTCAGCAGCACCTGGACCAGCCGGTGGTGCGGTGTCCCCCGGGCCTTGGCCGCCAGCGTGGCCTCGCGTCCCACGAACCCGCCCGGCTTGTCGAGGGCGACGGCAAACCCGAGCCCGACGCCGTAGACGTCGTCGGTGTTGTCGATGTCGTGGCCGAAGTCGCGGTACCCCTTCTCCATCCGCAGGCTGGACAACGCCTTGAGACCCACGGGTCGGATGCCGTGCGGGGCACCCGCCGCGAGGACGGCATCCCACACCTCACCCGCCTGCGCGGCCGGCGCGTACAGCTCCCACCCCAGCTCGCCGAGGTAGGTGATGCGGATGGCGAGCACCTCGGCACCGGCGATGTCGACGCGGTGGGCCGCCCGGAAGGGGAAGGCCGCACTCGACCAGTCGGTGCCCGGGGCGGCCTGCGCCAGAGTCGCGCGGGAGTGAGGGCCCTGCACGGTGAGCAGCGCGACGTCGCTCGTGACGTCCTCGACGGTGGCGTCGGCGTCTGCGACGGCCCGCCGCACCTGGCCCAGGGCCGACCCGTGGGCCGTGTCGGACGCGACGACGAGGAAGTCGTCCGCCGCCAGGCGGGTCACGGTGAGGTCGGCGCGGATGCCGCCGTCCTCACCGAGCCACTGGGTGTAGGTGATGACCCCGTCGCGCTCGTTGACCGCGCCAGCGCTCAGGCGGTCGAGCACCGCACCGGCATCCGGCCCGCGCACCGCGAACTTGGCCATGAAGGACATGTCCATCAGCCCGACGGCCTCGCGCACCGCCTCGTGCTCGGCGCGCCAGTTCGCGAACCACGGGTGGTGCCCCCAGCCGGGTTCGTCGGTGGGGCTCTGGCCACGCCCGGCGTACCAGGCGGCCGACTCCCAGCCGCTGACGTCACGCAGCCGAGCGCCCTCCGCGACGAGGCGGTCGTGCACGGGTGAGGTGAACTCGCCACGCGCAGAGGTGAGCTCGACGCCCGGGGTGTGTGCGGCATACACGGTGCCGAGGATCTCGGCGGTGCGTTCGGCGCGGTGGCGCGGGTTGAGCTGCCAGTCCCGGAAGCGGGCGACGTCGAACCCGGTGACGTCGACGTCGGGGTGGCCGTCGGCGACCCACTGCGCGACGATGCGCCCCATCCCGCCGGCCGACAGGATGCCGACGGAGTTAAGCCCCGCACACACGAAGTACCCGTGGATGCCGGGAGCCTCACCCACCGCTGGCGCGAGGTCGGGCGTGAAGGACTCGGGCCCGCAGAAGAACGTGCGGATGCCGACGGTCTCGACGACGGGGACGCGGGCGATGGCGCGCTCGACGAAGGGTCCCATCCGGTCCCAGTCGGGGGTGATCTCGCCGAAGGAGAAGTCACGCGGGATGCCGTCGACGTTCCACGCCGCGGCGACCGGCTCGAAGAGCCCGACCATCATGCCGCCGCCCTCCTCGCGGTAGTAGCCGTAGGCGGCCGGGTCCTCGAACACCGGTGCGTCCGGGCTCATCCCGTCGATCGGCTCGGTGATGAGGTAGTAGTGCTCGGCGGCTTGGTTG encodes the following:
- a CDS encoding AI-2E family transporter codes for the protein MNVSRLWSPVTRWGEFRRRQLAALEESNRIAARVTGTDPTAAEPAANEPAASEADGGVATASSPFVVDPTQPTVTPYGVVGRPLNRHSPFYIGFFGATGALIAVGLWQLVGQITTTLTLIVVSLFIALALSPIVDGLVARGVKRVAAVAAVFSALLAIFAVILAVVIPPVALEGAELARQTPGYVEQLLDARWVHDLDANYDVLDTLQAEIRARAMDQSFIQGVLGGIFGVGRAVLNGTFQVFTVLVLTLYFLGSLPRVKQAGYALVPASRRARVKPLSEEIMRRVGSYALGQVSIATLNGVLSYVMMTLVGIPYAAVLAVTVGLLGLIPMIGATLGAVIVCAIAFVSEPKTALIAGVYYLIYQQVENYLVAPRIMQRTVSVPGPVTIVAALAGGALLGVLGALLAIPVAAGLLLLYEEVLVPRQNRA
- a CDS encoding GcvT family protein, translated to MSTALPARARVVIIGGGVIGASIAYHLAHLGITDVLVLERDRLTSGTTWHAAGLMTCFGSTSETNTRMRLYSRDLYARLEAETGVATGFKPVGLIEAAADADRLEEYRRVAAFQRHIGLEVEEIRPKEMADLFPLARTDDLLAGFHVPGDGRVNPVDVTMSLAKGARNLGAKILEGVRVEQVLTRPRGLVEEVTGVRTDAGDVECDVVVNCAGMWARELAERNGVVVPNQAAEHYYLITEPIDGMSPDAPVFEDPAAYGYYREEGGGMMVGLFEPVAAAWNVDGIPRDFSFGEITPDWDRMGPFVERAIARVPVVETVGIRTFFCGPESFTPDLAPAVGEAPGIHGYFVCAGLNSVGILSAGGMGRIVAQWVADGHPDVDVTGFDVARFRDWQLNPRHRAERTAEILGTVYAAHTPGVELTSARGEFTSPVHDRLVAEGARLRDVSGWESAAWYAGRGQSPTDEPGWGHHPWFANWRAEHEAVREAVGLMDMSFMAKFAVRGPDAGAVLDRLSAGAVNERDGVITYTQWLGEDGGIRADLTVTRLAADDFLVVASDTAHGSALGQVRRAVADADATVEDVTSDVALLTVQGPHSRATLAQAAPGTDWSSAAFPFRAAHRVDIAGAEVLAIRITYLGELGWELYAPAAQAGEVWDAVLAAGAPHGIRPVGLKALSSLRMEKGYRDFGHDIDNTDDVYGVGLGFAVALDKPGGFVGREATLAAKARGTPHHRLVQVLLSDPEPLLFHAEPVLRDGVVVGEVRSASHGWTLGGAVGLAFVGGHGPVTPQWLADGRWEVDVAGTRHPAVVSLRPMYDPTSARVTG